The Capsicum annuum cultivar UCD-10X-F1 chromosome 1, UCD10Xv1.1, whole genome shotgun sequence sequence TTGATGAAGAattcctaatttaattttttaatgtgttctatctttttttaactattttttaacaTTATATAACACTTTGCAGGTGTTGTTAGATTGTGGAGCAGTTCAAGCTGATGCATTGACAGTGGATCGTCTTGCCTCACTAGAGAAGGTATACCCGCTGCCTAAGGccatttttgtgaaaattataaTTCCATTGtagtttttctttgttatattgCTAGATGGGATATTATGCTTGACTGTTTTAATCATTGTATGTGTAACTTTTTTGCTTCAGTATTCTGAGACTGCTGTTGTTCCACGTGCATCTATTTTGGCAACAGAAGTGGAGTGGCTGAAATCCGTCAAGGCAGATTTTGTGGTAAAAGAGTTGCTTATCTTGTTTTATCAAGGACAAACCAAAAGTACTTTAATGGTCTTCTTTTAACTCTTGTTACTAGTCACTGGTGTTAAATAGATCTGGGAAAGTAAGAGTGAATTGAATATGAACGTATAAaggtattgtttttcttttggtcaTAATGATTTTGTCTTAGCACTACTTCTGTGACGCGATCGCTGTTTTGTAGAATAATTATGTAGGAAGATATCATTTCTTTCAGGAGATATTACGACATTGTCTTAGCACTATACCTTTGTCCACTCCTCTCTGTGTTACCACTATAAATATGCTTGTTCATAGTTAAACCGGCAATTAAGAAGGcggattttttttctcttatttccgCAAATTGATTTTGCCTTTCCTCGTTACATCTCTCCATGGGATTTGGAGGAACTACATGATTTTTGTATCTATGAAACAGGTATCAGATGTTGTTCCAGTTGCTTGCAGGGCAGCAGCAGATGCTGGAATTCCTTCTGTTTGTATCACCAACTTCAGGTTTTCATGTCTAACTCCCTTTTTACTTCATaacttccttttcttctttcttttttttggagtGAAATGGGAGTGTAATGATATAGAACATTGTTCAGGTAAATAAAGCTCAAGTGAAATACGCTGCATTCTTCTTTGATTTGAGGTTTAGAATGGGACGCCAGATTATATCCCCGATCCTTTCAAGTCGTGAAAACTAATTTATATCATTGATTAATCTTTTTAGGCTGTTGCATAACATCATGCTATTATTTAAGATGATTCCTGGCAATTGATTGACTATGTCCGTTGTTGGTTGTCACTATATTCGTCAGTAGATCAAGGTTAAATAAATAGACCTTATATACCTGCCATTATTTTTCCTGTGTAGCTGGGATTTCATCTACGCGGAGTATGTAATGGCAGCTGGAAATAATCATAGGTCAATAGTGTGGCAGGTGAGATCTAAGAGCTTAACCATATCCTGCTACTGTTCATTTTTTAGCTTGATAATGCGTTATGATAACTCCCCCACTATTAACTTTATCATGGTTGGTGATTAATTGTGAGATGTGAACCTTGACCAAGTTTAATTATATTCTTCCAAAATCTTAATATCTCTTCTTTTGGTCTTTATGTTTAATGCAGATTGCAGAAGACTATTCTCTTTGTGAATTTCTTATTCGACTGCCAGGATACTGTCCAAGTATGTTGGTGTGCCACGTACCAAAATGTTTATTTGTTTTCCTGTTCTTCATCAACTATAGGTCAATTGCTTAATTACTGCAGTGCCTGCTTTTCGTGATATAATTGATGTGCCATTGGTTGTAAGGAGACTGCACAAGTCCCGTACAGAGGTCAGTAACATAACGTTCAGTCTTTAATTGAAAGAGCTAGAATAGTTTTAAGAACGTGTATCTAAAGATGTTAGTTTATTGTCACTATTGTAGGTGCGGAAAGAACTTGGAATTGGGGAGGATGTGAAGattgttattcttaattttggTGGACAGGTGAGTCTACGGTAAATATATCAACAGCATTAAAACTTGTCAAGAAACTTTGGCTGCAGACTGAATTTAGTTGCTAGCTTTGTTTCCCCTTCTTGCTTGACAATTTGCCAAGATTCTCATCACCATGTTCCTGTTTTTTGGCCCTTAGTCAGTTGTACTCTCGtgtttaatttaaattttcatattgaaGAGTGGTTCAACCATTTTTGGTTCAGTCCATGGTCTTGGTGCTTTATAGTAAGTGATATTGATTGCAAATTTGAAAAATTGGTAATATAGTCTGAAATGGCAAACAAAGAGTAGTTGATCAATATTACCATTAAACCAGTTCCACAGGAAAAAAAAGAAGCACAAAAAACGAGTAGAGTTGACAATCACAAGATGATCCTAAAACATTTTCAGGTTGACAGACAGGCATGAAACATAATAAATAACTTGTGAATGAAATTAACCCCCTCTTTCCCATTTAGCGTTCAACTAGTTTTAGACTAGTGTATTAGAAGTAGTAATGGAAGAAAATTAAAACAATTGTTAAAAAGTTAATTTGATCTAGGAAAagtaatattaattatttatttggttagttAATTGTACTTGAGTTGTTGTGTATGTTGTATAAAATGATATAATTAGTGCAATGGTATCAAATAACTCAAGATATATCCCAAAAAAGAAACAGTGTTGTATAAATTGTGGGAATTTATTTTTCCATTGTTTTTCAGATTCATTACCATTCACGTTAAAAAGGGTAGTTTTGGAGTAAAAGAGATCTTATTTTGGCATCTCAAAAGTGAGAATGAAAGGAAAGACATCCAGGACAGAGGGTTCATCAATTTTGACGTTCCGATATTGTCTTACGCATCTTCTTCTCACTAATAGAAATATCCAATAATTAACATATCAGTACTAGAATGATGCTCCTATATTCATCTGCAGCCTGCTGGTTGGAAGTTGAAGGAGGAATACTTGCCAACTGGTTGGTTATGTCTGGTATATGATCTCTTGAACTTTTAAGCACATACATTATTTCCTTACATGATTAAATTTAACATCTTTCCTGTCTGAATTCAGGTTTGTGGTGCCTCTGAGAGCCAGCAGCTACCTCTGAATTTTTTAAAGCTTGCAAAAGATGCATATACCCCGGATCTAATGGCAGCATCAGACTGCATGCTAGGTTAGTTGCATGTTGTCTCACTGGAATGCCCGGTAGAAAATTTAGCTGTTCCAATAAATCCTTCTGAATATTCTTCTGTTCCAGGAAAAATTGGATATGGTACTGTCAGTGAGGCCCTGGCTTACAAGTTACCATTTGTGTTTGTGCGGAGAGACTACTTTAATGAAGAACCATTTCTCAGAAATATGCTGGAGGTAAAGTATACCGGCAGAAGCTTCTTTCcttagttattttctttattacttCAAGGTTTTGTAAAGATAATGTAATTAAGTCTATAATTTTAATTAGTACTATCAAGGCGGTGTTGAGATGATCAGAAGGGATTTACTTACTGGACATTGGAGACCTTACCTTGAACGTGCAATAACTCTGAATCCATGCTATGAAGGAGGAATTAATGGTGGGGAAGTTGCAGCTCGCATTTTACAGGATACAGCTTATGGTAAAAACTATACACTAGACAAGGTAAGTTTTGTTTACTAATAAAATTATTCTTcattttgtgtattttgattaGAATTATCCATGAGCTAGACTAATAAATTTGTACGCAGTTATATACTAAGATTTTCTATTATATGACTTTTAGCTGAGTGGGCCAAGGAGACTGCGTGATGCCATAGTTCTAGGATATCAGTTGCAAAGAGTTCCCGGAAGAGATCTCTGTATTCCAGATTGGTATGCAAATGCAGAAAGTGAACTTGGTCTTCGTACAGGATCACCTACTGCTGCAACAGCTGAAAACAACTCTTTAACAGACTTGTAATTCTTCTTGCATCCCGTTTGTTCAGCATTTAACAGAATAATTGTGAAGTGTTAATAGGGGTTAATGTTTTTGATTTTCTTCCCTTAGATATCCTCAAGACTTTGAAATTCTCCATGGAGACTGCCTTGGCCTGTCAGATaccttgagtttcttgaagagCTTGGCAGGACTAGATGCCTTGGTTGATTCCCCAACAAAAACAGGAAAGCACACCATTAGGGAGAGGAAAGCTGCGGCTGGTCTCTTCAATTGGGAGGTCTTCTTCATTTCATGCCAAACTCTCTTATGTAATTTTATTTGGTTGACTAACCCTGCAACATGTCACCCTAGCCTCTCTCccttcacaattttttttttcttttttttttttgggtgggtGGGTTTAAGAAATGGTGAATTCAAACTCAGAACTCATGGAAGTAGTATTATTTTGCCTCTAAACTAACAAGATAGTACTAACAGATGTTATCTCTAACTAAAACATAAGATGGTCTGTTTTTGATGGAAAAGACTTTGTGTAACGGACAATGATGGTATAATCTTTTTTTAGCTACATCTGGAAGTggaaaatgattttattttaggtATCATGTTTCATTCCCGTTATTTTGGAGAATGAATGAGCTAATGTATTGGGTGTAGTGTCATTAACACTCTTTTTATTCTGATGCATCCTTGGTCCACTAAAGTTGCTTCATCTCTGCAATCTCGAAGTTTGTCTCAAAACCTATTTATGGGGAGAGAGGGTCTTCTTGTGAACACGAAGCATGTCCATGATATAGAGTGTTTCCTCCTGTCACTgttcctttaatttctttttaatatttaaaggtgactttcctaatcttgttgaATACTTCCGTTGTCTGTGGCTTACTCGCCTAAACTTTCTATATATAGGAGGACATTTTTGTGGCAAGAGCACCTGGAAGGCTAGATGTCATGGGTGGAATTGCTGACTATTCTGGAAGCCTTGTTTTACAGGTATTCTACATTACTTCTTTTAAATCTTTGTGTGATGCCTATGCTTGTTTGTTACACCAACAGTGGTCTCAAGACACCCCAAACTTGTCTGATGGATATTCAAGTTCTTAGCTTCTCTATCTATAGCATGGTCTCAGAAATGAGTCAAGCATGTAGTTTGAGCTAACATTTCTCTAAGGTTGTCTAATTCAGCTTTGGATTTGTATATGGTTGCTATTTCATTGACCACTTAGTTTCTCTGTGAATGCCCTTTTTGCATTCTGAATATAATTTAAAACCAACTTTTTATATGTTAGTCACATTGCGCCATTTGAAGTAGTAGGACTTCTTATTTCAGTATCATTACTTTTATCTTTTCAGTCTTATATGACATTTAACAATTTCTTTGCATAATCACATGCCAGAATAGTATACTGCCATCTATGCACTATGCATCTGGCTGTTGTCATAATAAAAATTTGTTAATTGTACAAATAAACCTCAATTTCTTGACTTCTTCGACCTTGTTACTTTACAACTGAGACATTCCAATTTTCTCTGTTTGCCTCCGTGTTGTCTATTGATTGTTATCTCGTTATGTTATTTGCTTTTACTTGACATGTAAGCTTGCTGAAAAGGCTTGTTGAATGGTTAAGGGAAGTCCAGTGAAGTTTAAAGACCAATGTTTATGTTGTTCACTTAATGTTGTTCCTGCAGATGCCAATTAGAGAAGCCTGTCATGCTGCTGTTCAAAAGATTCACCCCAGCAAACAGAGGCTTTGGAAGCATGCTCTGGCTCGGCAGCAGGACAAAGGACAAGGCCCCACCCCTGTGCTTCAAATTGTATGAATTTCTCACTATAGTTACTTATTTAAAGTATATGATTTGTGTTGGAGCTGATTACTCGGTGCAGTTGGCTGGTTGGAGCTGATTACTCGGTGCAGTTGGCTGTTCTCATCAATTTTAACTTCAATTAAAGGGACTAAGTTGTATGTGCAATTTTGGGGTGTACTAGAATCTCTCACACTTACAGACACATGTGAAGAAATTACGTCTCTCTTTTTGAAATGTGATACAGATTTGTCAGAAGTGATTGTTTTGGTCTGTTTCTATGTGGGTACCAAATTAGCTGTTCAAGTTCTCGGCATCAGAACTCTGAACAATTGCAATGGTCTAGCTATTTGGATTGCAATCATGAGCATTCTTTTGAAACTTTACCAATTTGTGCCACAATAGGTGTCATATGGTTCAGAACTGAGCAACCGTGGTCCAACATTTGACATGGATTTATCAGACTTCCTGGAAGGGGATGAGCCCATAACTTATGAGAAAGCAAGGCAGTATTTTGCCCGAGATCCTTCCCAAAGGTTTATCATTCTTCTGTTCTGCATTTTCCTTGAATATCTATCTTTATGTTATGCTAACTTCAGTCTAATTTTAGATGGGCTGCATATGTTGCTGGCACAGTTCTAGTTTTGATGAAAGAGCTTCGCATACACTTTGAGAATAGTATCAGTTTGCTGGTCAGTCCAACTCCATTGGCATTGCTTTCTTCTGTTCTGTCTATATACCTATTACTTGAATAACTGAAATTACAGGTGACAGTTTTACGTTTCTCTTCTATGCACTGCCATGGAATGGTGATACAATCTATTTCCGTTGGTTTACTCCATGTATTCCTTTTAGCAGCATAACGTTAGTTTGATTGTTGCTAAGATTTCGTTACAACAAGTAACATCTCCCTTAACATCCTTGTGGTATGAGCTGCTTACGTACACTAGTCTCCATTTAATGTGAACATAATTTTATCCTAGTATTAGCTTTGTCTTGTTGAACTTTCTGGTAGCTAAATATTATACCACGCCATAATATCCACTCACGAATGTCATAGATCTCACGGTTAAACACAATATTTACTTCTGACCTGTCAAACCCTCTGATGGTGCTTGCCTCTATGATCATTGGATTAGCAGAGTAGTTTTGGCAGTTCCAGAGGTTGGTAGACCAGCCTAGCTACTAATAAAGGTAATTTGTTCTGTTTCATTCCCCTTTACACGGATAATGGTGACTACCTTTTTTTAGATAACATAATAAAGCTTTCATTCAAAATTTGGGCAAAAGCCCGTATACAAATTACAAGGGGTAtaccaaaaaagtaaaaaaccTACAAAATATATGGTTTTCTAATGAACATCTCCCTATACTTTTACAGAGAAATCTAAAGAAGGAAGATAAGTGTAATATCATTAACCACAAGGGAGGTTAGTATTATGAAGTGAAAGCTGAGGGGCGGTCTTTGAGATTCTCTTTATATTTATGGTTTAGCAATTGATGTCTTTCTATTATCAAGTTTGGAGTTCTCAAATTGCCCACAATTGAACAAGCAAAGTTTAATTAATCTATGATGACGCTCCTTTATTGAACTTGCAGGTTTCTTCTGCTGTCCCAGAAGGAAAAGGTGTGTCATCCTCTGCATCTGTGGAGGTTGCTAGCATGTCTGCAATTGCTGCTTCTCATGGTAGTGCTCTTTCCATTTAATTTATATAACTATGCACATTTTATAATGAGAGATGTACATTTTTGTCAAGAAGGAACATATAAAGTAGACCATAACAATGCTAACTTGTACTAGGTAAGAGCGTGTGAACACACATGGACGGTCTCTAAGCAATTTGACTTCTCTGTGTAGCTAACTAGTGTAGATACATTTATTGACACCCCCATCCCACTCACCTACTCCTCCATTGCTTTAAGTGCACAACATGAAAATGAAAGTAaaataggaggaaactgacaacAGGGAGAGGGGAGGGGGATCTCCAAGAACTGGATTATAAAATGACATGATTATACACACATTGTTGCTGACAGCCTGCTAATAGATTTCTGTTTGAAGCATGAAAGCATGCATGAAGCCTTGTTGACATCTACCGGGGGTAAAAATCTAGTGCATAAAAAATGCTTCTGAAAAACTAAGAGCAATCAATGCACTTTACCTACTTGTAAATAGTTTGACAACATTGTGTATGCTAAGATGTCTCACACTGGACAAAGACAAAAGCAGTATACATTGTAAGTGCACAATTGTACATATAAAATGACAAGAGATGCTGATGATGTTTCTCCAAACTATCTTTCCGTAGAAGAAGAGATTTGTTTCATGCCTTATCTTAGTTCTTTATACCCTTTCTATTCCTCACAGCAGTGACATGTTTATGCTGATGATGTTTCTCCAAACTATCTTTCCGTATGCTTGATTCTGAGTGACTAATTTCCTTAATTCCTTGTTTCTTTAATTTGCCTTAAATTCATTCTGTAGTTATAGCCTTTTAGATTTTTCTTGGCCAAAAGGTATTGTTATCAATATAAGTTAACACGAAAGAGGAACGAAGAGAAGAGAAAGTTGGAAGTAATTACAAATACAATAATGGTCCTTGTAGTATAAAGAACGGATGAAGCAACTGTTGAGAAGAAACATACagaatcatgaacttggacatgaaAATCCAAACAACCTGAGAAAGAAAATTAGTTAATTCTTGTATGTCCCCTTAAGATTAATGTGATGTTGCCTtcctattttcaagaaaaaatatcatGAGTTTGGTAAAGGATATTATCTATCTAGACGACCACCCCCACAATATAACCAGGGAAAAAGCTCTCATTAGGAAAAGGTGTGACTAGTTCCAtatcagttttttctttttgcatGCTTTGTTAAGGTTTCCTCTACAAAAAAGACATTACAGTTTTCTTTGGTCCAACGATGTACAAGCTCTCCGCATAACTGATCCATAGCAATTTGAATGGGTTCTTGATATTGCAACATAATCTTGCATTCTTACTTTCCAGGGTTGAATATTAGCCCAAGGGAGCTTGCAATACTGTGCCAAAAGGTATTAGTTCTCTAGGGCTTACAATCGGTGATTGTTATCTTCCAATTGTTTGACGTTCAATAGTAGTGTGCAGCACCTGATTTGTTAATATTTTGATGATAGGTAGAAAATCATGTAGTTGGAGCGCCATGTGGTGTAATGGATCAGATGACTTCTGCATGTGGTGAATCCAACAAACTTCTTGCGATGGTTTGTCAGGTACCGGCcgaataattgatttttttttcttactgaATTGATACAACAAAAGCAACAACAAACCcggtgtattcccaccaagtggggtctccTACTGAATTGATACAACAAAAGCAACAACAAACCcggtgtattcccaccaagtggggtctggggagagtaaaatgtacgcagtccataccgctacttccgaagaggtagagaggctgtttctgatagatccCCGGCTCAAGCTAATGAATagtcaacaaggtcatagtaatATATGACACGGAATGGGTGGCATAAAcgaaataagaaatgagaaataataGTAGTAGAGCTAAGCGAGCCATGAAAAAGagcaatacaaaaattaaaaaaaacaggaaataagaaataagaaaagggaAAGGAGGAGAAAAGGAGAAAAGGGCGCCCCTAGTAGTAGCATACACTAGTGGCTCCAACCAATGTACCCAGTCGTAGgcttactaacccggctacatcGGAGCTCCCTAACTACTAGTTACAACCCACCCAcgcactagccttctacccttattcgcgacctccacaccttcctatctagggtcatttCCTCAGACAACTGTAACAGCTCCATGTCCTGTcgaatcacttctctccagtacttcttcggcctacctctacctctcctgacaccatccaaagctagccgcTCGCACCTACGcattggggcatccgtgcccctcctcatcacatgctcaaaccatctcagccttccttcccgcatcttgtcctccaccgaagccactcccaccttctcccgaataatctcattcctaaatCTTATctcctctagtaagtccacatatcctacgcaacattctcattttcgcTACCTTCAATTTTTGCCAACACTCCGCACCATACAGCAtagccggacggactgccactttgtagaacttgcctttaagcttTAAGGGTACCTTTTTATCACACACCTTACTGAATTGATGTTTAATGAATAACTCAGATTGGTTCCCTGTTATTGCAGCCTGCCGAGGTGCTAGGTCTAGTGGATATCCCTGGTCATATAAGAGTATGGGGGATTGATTCAGGAATAAGGCACAGGTATCAGTTTTAATATTTTCTGTAGGTTGTTTTTCATCTTTAGAAGAAAAATGACCTTACTTATCCAGCTCAAGAATCTGAATTAATGGATGCGCAACTTACATGCGTTGCACTTTTCTGCAGAGGCTGATTTATTTTGAGCTCTTGCAGTCATCTCTTGCATAAAGAACATGCTCCATTAATAGGAAAAAAAGATGATTGAAACACTAGCTTAAACTGATATGAGAATTAtagtagaaaagaaagaaaaataaaatgagctgTAATACTGACTCTCAGTCCAAATGCAAGTCAAAGAAGCATAATAAAAAATTAGTTGGAAAGAAACCAAATCTTCACTGTGGCTGCATGCTGCTTCAATACTAACTACAGGAAGGAGAAAACACTGATACTAAGTGTATTGACAGTTACTAGTTCTTTCTTAAGCTTTGTTGATTTAATGTATTTAACATAAACCAGTTACACACTTTATGTTCTGAATATGCACTCTTCTCCTTCTCCATCTATGATTTAAGAGTTTCCCACCACTGTACAGTGTTGGAGGTGCAGATTATGGATCCGTGAGGATTGGTGCCTTTATGGGAAGAGAGATCGTCAAGTCTATTGCATCAACACTATTATCCGAGTCTTTGTCAACCAATGGAAGTCACCCTGATGATTCAGAGGAATGTGGTGTCGAATTACTCCAAGCTGAAGCTTCATTAGATTACTTATGCAATCTGTCACCTCATAGGTAAAAGCACGACACTGGTAGTGCTAGAAGATTATGAAGAGCATTTCTCATTTTCATTCTGATTGTTACTAGTTCATTATGTATTGTCTCCTCCTCTTCCTGTTTTCTTCTGCACTATTGgctgttttcactttttcacctAAATATTGTTCATCTGTGGCAGTCAACAAGCTTTTAGATTTGTGGTGTCATGCCCAATTTTGCCCGTACATGACTCCCTTTCTCCTCCCATTCAAATTCCTTTCTTGGTCAAAAAGAAAAACATGTTATCCTTGTCCTCCACACTGAATTAATTCATTCTTTAACTATggtgaaaaaataaaagatagatcGTTGATGCAAATAACAATAAGAGCATCATGTGTTGGTGATGCTTGGATTGTTTGTGTCTGTTCCAATTGGATCAATCTCTTGGGTTGTATAATTCATTAATGGTATTGCTATTGTAGATATGAGGCTATGTATGCCAAGAAGCTTCCTGATTCTATAATTGGTGAGTCGTTTGTCGGGAAGTACACTGACCACCGCGATTCGGTAACTACAATCGACAAAACACGTAATTATGGGGTCAGAGCAGCTGCCAGACACCCCATTTACGAGAACTTCCGTGTGAAGGTTAGTTTTATTGAAGTGGTCAATTTGTAATTGACATATTTAAAacagtttttttcttctttatatccATAACTCCAGTTTTTATTTAGTTCTTGTAATTGAATGTCTTTAGATTGTGATGTCCTGGTTTATGAACGTTCTTAGGACACTTACAGATTACGGAAATGATGTCCTAGTTATATTGTGCCCATAGTTGATGGACGAGGACATTGTCTGGAGTCCAGCTGATTCATATATTTGAGGGTACAGAAGTAATGAGTGGTTTAGACTTTGCCTCGCTGCAATTTGCAAGTGTTATTGTACCTCTGAAACATAATAGGAGATGCAAAAACCGcccattattatttcttaaagAAAAAGATAGGAACTTACAAaaacaagcaaccaaaacataatataaacgAACATAAGCTAGACATCAGCGTTAGAAGATGGAGCAAGAAATTGAAGTCAGTCAAAGAAGACTTCAAAAATGGAGCAAAACGTTGCGGTAGAacgaagaataaaaaatatagaatggcttcagaaACTGGATATTTTTGGGAAATTTGAGGCAGAAATCTGTTGGAATAATATACAAGGAAGAAAATTATACAGGGAGAACTGCCCCCACCCTCagccccaccccacccccccGAAAGCAGGCAAAATCTGAAGAGATATATTCAGGATACAGAGGTGCAAATGCTTGTGGCTTCAACACGAGGATAAGAACACAAGGGTCTTTGGAAAGATGGACGGTGTGAGCAAAAGGGTGAATGCTATTGACAAGTTGATGACTGAAGGTAAGATAGTAGAACAGTCAGGCACCATTAAAACCGAAGAGTTACACGCTGAAAGGGAGTCATGAAGACCTGAATAATAGTGAATCCAGAAGCGTACTGGAGAAAAGATTGAATGGAGGAAACaccttttgaagaaaatgatatgCAAAGAACCACTCAGGGGATGTGGAGGGGGGGAAACTCTAGGTCTAGGCTAAGATGCATCTGAGCTGTCCTTTCTCCGATAATGTTGGCAAGTGGTGAAAAACAATAAATCCTTTTTCATTTAAAAGCTATATATGAAAAAGAGTTTTAATGCATCTCTTCTAGCAGTTCTAAGAAGGGAGCAGTAGAGGTCAAAAACTGTTATTTTTTCAGGTGGAACCTATAAGATTATATCCAAAACAATGGCTGAAGGCCGAAAAAGATTATCACAAAACTGATTTCAGTCTCCCTGATGGCTTTTGTCACTAGCAAAGTTAGTTCAAATTAATTAACGGGTGTGAGAATTAAGCAAAAGGTGATGTGCTTATCTGCAATAAAATGACCAATCTAGTTTCTCGTGGATGGATTTTCTGGTGAAATGGGCCAGTTGGGGTTCACTTTTGTGCAACTGTAGAGAAGTTCTCAATTTTAATAAATGTAGTGCCGACACACTTAATCAATTCCCACAGAGCCTTTTTTCATCATCCTAGTGATGGAAGTTTTCAAAGGAATTTGCCAGTAGGGCTTAGACAAAGTGACCTCTCGCCTTTTTTCGTCATCCTAGTGATGGAAGTTTTCAAAGGAATTTGCCAGTATTGTGTGGACTTTCTGCGAGACTTGCCATATGCAATGGAATGAGAATGATATTTTAATGCTAAATTGCAACGACTACTTCTCAGTGTAATGTGCAGAATATATGTGATATGACTGATGTTTTGAAATATTGATGACAGGCCTTTAAAG is a genomic window containing:
- the LOC107871848 gene encoding L-arabinokinase isoform X1, which produces MGTASVEESKKRPLVFAYYVTGHGFGHATRVVEVARNLILAGHDVHVVTGAPDFVFTSEIQSPRLFLRKVLLDCGAVQADALTVDRLASLEKYSETAVVPRASILATEVEWLKSVKADFVVSDVVPVACRAAADAGIPSVCITNFSWDFIYAEYVMAAGNNHRSIVWQIAEDYSLCEFLIRLPGYCPMPAFRDIIDVPLVVRRLHKSRTEVRKELGIGEDVKIVILNFGGQPAGWKLKEEYLPTGWLCLVCGASESQQLPLNFLKLAKDAYTPDLMAASDCMLGKIGYGTVSEALAYKLPFVFVRRDYFNEEPFLRNMLEYYQGGVEMIRRDLLTGHWRPYLERAITLNPCYEGGINGGEVAARILQDTAYGKNYTLDKLSGPRRLRDAIVLGYQLQRVPGRDLCIPDWYANAESELGLRTGSPTAATAENNSLTDLYPQDFEILHGDCLGLSDTLSFLKSLAGLDALVDSPTKTGKHTIRERKAAAGLFNWEEDIFVARAPGRLDVMGGIADYSGSLVLQMPIREACHAAVQKIHPSKQRLWKHALARQQDKGQGPTPVLQIVSYGSELSNRGPTFDMDLSDFLEGDEPITYEKARQYFARDPSQRWAAYVAGTVLVLMKELRIHFENSISLLVSSAVPEGKGVSSSASVEVASMSAIAASHGLNISPRELAILCQKVENHVVGAPCGVMDQMTSACGESNKLLAMVCQPAEVLGLVDIPGHIRVWGIDSGIRHSVGGADYGSVRIGAFMGREIVKSIASTLLSESLSTNGSHPDDSEECGVELLQAEASLDYLCNLSPHRYEAMYAKKLPDSIIGESFVGKYTDHRDSVTTIDKTRNYGVRAAARHPIYENFRVKAFKALLTSATSDDQLTALGELLYQCHYSYSDCGLGSDGTNRLVQLVQEMQHSKASKSGEGTLYGAKITGGGSGGTVCVIGRNSLKSSEQILEIQRRYKSATGYLPILFEGSSPGAGRFGYLKIRRRNPPKQN
- the LOC107871848 gene encoding L-arabinokinase isoform X2, which codes for MAAGNNHRSIVWQIAEDYSLCEFLIRLPGYCPMPAFRDIIDVPLVVRRLHKSRTEVRKELGIGEDVKIVILNFGGQPAGWKLKEEYLPTGWLCLVCGASESQQLPLNFLKLAKDAYTPDLMAASDCMLGKIGYGTVSEALAYKLPFVFVRRDYFNEEPFLRNMLEYYQGGVEMIRRDLLTGHWRPYLERAITLNPCYEGGINGGEVAARILQDTAYGKNYTLDKLSGPRRLRDAIVLGYQLQRVPGRDLCIPDWYANAESELGLRTGSPTAATAENNSLTDLYPQDFEILHGDCLGLSDTLSFLKSLAGLDALVDSPTKTGKHTIRERKAAAGLFNWEEDIFVARAPGRLDVMGGIADYSGSLVLQMPIREACHAAVQKIHPSKQRLWKHALARQQDKGQGPTPVLQIVSYGSELSNRGPTFDMDLSDFLEGDEPITYEKARQYFARDPSQRWAAYVAGTVLVLMKELRIHFENSISLLVSSAVPEGKGVSSSASVEVASMSAIAASHGLNISPRELAILCQKVENHVVGAPCGVMDQMTSACGESNKLLAMVCQPAEVLGLVDIPGHIRVWGIDSGIRHSVGGADYGSVRIGAFMGREIVKSIASTLLSESLSTNGSHPDDSEECGVELLQAEASLDYLCNLSPHRYEAMYAKKLPDSIIGESFVGKYTDHRDSVTTIDKTRNYGVRAAARHPIYENFRVKAFKALLTSATSDDQLTALGELLYQCHYSYSDCGLGSDGTNRLVQLVQEMQHSKASKSGEGTLYGAKITGGGSGGTVCVIGRNSLKSSEQILEIQRRYKSATGYLPILFEGSSPGAGRFGYLKIRRRNPPKQN